ctaggttgtttgtaggggacaacctttgttccaaacaaagcccaaaccctggtacgcagaaagggacggaagatagttatccctgtctttgtcacgtcacaggaattgtgtataactgtatctctctcacttacggtattattattaccgtgtcatagacttgtgCGATcataacataacaaaaacttttcattacttgttattatgtttatttattacatcagTGTTTAGTGTGTATTAAATGcttaatatgtttgtttaattttgttgtttaaagtaatttatttgtagTTCATTATGTTTATAATGCTTTCGTAGATATTTATGCGATCATTTGCAATTTATGCTTGCTAGCCAAAACTTAAAATGAACATCGATAGTACAGCTGTAAATATCCTCAAGCGAGGCGTTGaatttgatacaaaaaaaCGTTATACTGAAGCTCTAGTATGTTACCAAGAAGGTTTACAAATTTTAGTGGACAGGATGAAAGGTATGTCCATGAATAACAACAgagtacattttaatatcaagCGCTAGCAAAAAGTTAAATGAAGAATAAGtcttactgtttttttttttttttaatttacaggtgaatgtgatgatgatgttaagaaatatttaaaagtgaaaatagaAGAGTATATGGATAGAGCTGAAATCATAAAAAAGTTggtgttaaaacaaaaagaaagtgGCCAGTTTCATGAACAAGTACGAATAGAAAACAACTCCACTGGCCATAGTTATAAAACACTATTTGGTAGATTCCTAGATAAAGATGTTCATTATGTTATTGTGGAAGACCCATATATAAGAAGTTTTCATCAGGTTAGTAGTCATTATATCTGCATATTCCTTAATGAAATAGATGTATAAAACCATTAGTAGACAACAGCAACATCAGTTGCATGAATGGGCCAGCTTGCGTGGGGAAATACTACAACCACACAGATAGCAGGcttgaagtggaagcaatacTGTGTTTTGACTAATAAGTGTGCCATTACCTCTTACCCTTCCCAacgttttcttataaggaaaggatgggacgCAAGTgaaagggaaatattttctttctatttgtTCCTAAAAAGGAAAGTGAAAAAAGGTTTCAAGTTagtaactataatttaatttataatacatttgcTTTTGTTGCAGTGTCAAAATTTCTTAAGACTTTCCGAACTCCTCGTAAAGTCTTGCAGTAATTTAAGACGAATTGAACTTGTAACTACAAAAGACAACAAATCAGAGGGTGATCAGACAAAATGGTTTACGGAATTAAGAAATGATTTAGCAAGATatgaagtacattttattgttaattattcagATACATTGCACGATAGACAAATCATGtatgtattgttttgtaattggcttttttataacttaactaTTACTCTACCTAGTTAGTTTTATTGACTaatcgtaatttaaattatcaattcataatttaataaacattctcACAATGTTGCAAGTGTAAAGTCAGTTGggtttcttgttttttttttcttaaagtaaTCTACGCTTATAATGGTTATTGCATTCTGTACCAACAAccccatcttactaatattataaatgggaatatttagaaggatggatggatggatgtttgttggaaaatatctccggaacagctcaacagatcttaattaaatttggcacagatatagaacatagtctggtagaacacataggctactattgcgtttttttttttaattccgcgtggactgAGTAGCTGGCGACACCTGTTGTTTAAATGtatcctaattttttttattctgtgtgATTCAGAAAGttgtagaattatttttaataaccattgtttaatgaaaacattctttaatagttaaaatttgaattttgtcaatattttattataataacacatgtttattttatttcagattaaGTTCCGGCTggattattaaaattggacGAGGGctagattattttaaagcacCAGAAAACAAATTCTGTTTAGGTGTTTACGATTTAGATTTGAGACAATGTCATGAAACTGTTGTCGATATAGTTCATTCGAAGCATGTCAAACAAtcataatgattttaaaattttatatgatatttttgaggttaaattaaaaaatgtaatatatacaaatataatattaataaaactggcAGTTTTACTGAAGTTGTgactactaaaataaatggtttgtttaataattcaagtttttaaatttactcttttataaatacagtcaaaatctgttataccgacatcgaagggactactcatattgagttgtaaaaaccgatagttgtaacaaccggtgacaggtattaataggaaagatatgtatataacattcagccaggacctttgattttggtcattttaaccggtatgttgttctaaacgatgtcgccataaacggttttgactgtaacaactaatttaaaaatgattttttcacTGTCAAAACACTggcgtaaaaacttaagtcatttcattgaaatgtaaaaaaattcaagaaaTAAAAGTTCATTTACTTGatatataatactttattgtatatacaaaatcaataacacattttatatacaaatattaaaaacaagtcttattttttgttacattaagtAGAGGTGgtttcaatgttttaaaatataagtaaaaagtaaCACTGTATCATAGTCTGTATtaattagaagaaaaaaaaacaaattttaaaacaatttttttgtccTGTAtgcgtttttattaatacaaattttgatgcAGTGTTAATACAAGCTTatgatattatataaaactattacagataaaatatttatgagcatttaaattataacatggCAATACTGAgtctattattgtttttaaaattataatctaaatatttcgagttaatttcatttttactatgataaaaaatctttttgtttttattttattgattatggTATGTTACCACtggatttaaaattgtaacctaattaaataatacaaagtttttttttttcaaaattaaaaatactggtgtacaaatttaaacaatatatctTAATTTCTACGAAtatcataatttattgaaattatatattttaaccgtcttaaatataacaaagtaaaatatgaGGACTAGTTAATATTCGTTTATGGCctctgatatattttattaaatagaacgATGATCATAAATATTGTCATATGAAATTCTAAAATgtctttatttacaaaagtatatagcaattataactttttacgTAAGTTTCCATTACCAAAATTGCTAACAAACATATTGCCGTTcctatttttggaacgaagttccttatcgcgcgttgtgaaagggggctagacggaaaaaattcttacgaaaagttgtcacgacactttttgctatatcaccatggcaacgacgtgacaatatataacgaaaattcatagaaataaaatgtagttcttgtgaagacttaagtgttttatgcatagaataaacattggttccttcactaattaattgaaaggaacttcgttccatccgggtgtcccaacacacctctcaagttttttttgtcttaGAAACGACAGATACAACTGataattgtatgttttttcGTATTGGAATCttagttaataaatagaaTGCTTAAGCATTTATGcatgaaataatttcatttgtcaagtgaattttgttttgtcagATTGATACCACAGTTTGtgggataaaatatttaattataaaatcaaaattccccctgttaaaatttacaataaatctaAGACTTAAGTGAAGAATTGTAgtacataacatttttgtatgaacAAGAAAGTAACGTCACCACACTCAAGTGTCATGTTTTTATTCATGCATTGTAATtagaatatttgttatttaccttaattaacacattcaatgccacaatgatttttatgtaaagaaaCCTTACTAAAGAAATAAGTTATGTTTGCACTGAAAGTGTTAAACATAACTTTCTTGTTTAGCGGAAAAAAGCATTAA
The sequence above is drawn from the Papilio machaon chromosome 22, ilPapMach1.1, whole genome shotgun sequence genome and encodes:
- the LOC106720838 gene encoding MIT domain-containing protein 1 is translated as MNIDSTAVNILKRGVEFDTKKRYTEALVCYQEGLQILVDRMKGECDDDVKKYLKVKIEEYMDRAEIIKKLVLKQKESGQFHEQVRIENNSTGHSYKTLFGRFLDKDVHYVIVEDPYIRSFHQCQNFLRLSELLVKSCSNLRRIELVTTKDNKSEGDQTKWFTELRNDLARYEVHFIVNYSDTLHDRQIILSSGWIIKIGRGLDYFKAPENKFCLGVYDLDLRQCHETVVDIVHSKHVKQS